In Dromiciops gliroides isolate mDroGli1 chromosome 4, mDroGli1.pri, whole genome shotgun sequence, one DNA window encodes the following:
- the ADGRF4 gene encoding adhesion G protein-coupled receptor F4 isoform X1: MKMVSAVATFCCLLLFLATECYHQRPKLPPKVDDIIQGLNEKPKTRGFQGQCQGTCRNGSHCRQSCEKPFRGEIGFTCNNKRWQKSIETCTSLTVQTLFQEISAVSVYEPSLSIGSRFFPTALLNPYNQEIIESVAQGIQKKCPDDYACIINGVRSSEATSGNIAFIVELLKNISMQLSANITRRKMQSFSTIVNHVLDRAVISNWTFIPERNTSSVLLQSVNLFAKNLTIGDESENIVDEPFIQTKGFRISHNTPEKSFNFSMRVTDGEEDVQGIVSIPQKELQKLSAPSQAISIAFPTLGDILEEAHLQNESFPRQVNGLVLSVILPENLRQVILTFEKINKSHNVKAQCVGWHSRKRRWVDEACETTVDIMDRAKCRCNHTNLLMSFSILMSPKTVTNKTLDYITCIGLSISILSLILCLIIEITVWSQVTVTEISYMRHVCIVNIATSLLIANAWFIAASFFEGRERSYSWCVVVTFFSHYFYLSLFFWMLIKALLILYGILIVFRRMMKSAMMATAFSVGYGCPLVIAAITVAVTEPRKNYVRSQACWLKWENSRALLAFVIPALTIVAVNLIVVFIVAINTRRPSIGSSKSQDMVTIMRISKNVAILTPLLGLTWGFGIATLIKGSSLVFHIIFSLLNAFQGFFILLFGTILDQKTREALKVRMSSLKGASRTEENSTYNLNNGSKLVARSR; this comes from the exons ATGAAAATGGTATCTGCAGTGGCCACATTCTgctgtttattattgtttttggcCACAGAGTGCTACCACCAGAGACCAAAGCTCCCTCCAAAA GTTGATGACATAATTCAAGGTCTGAATGAAAAACCAAAAACTAGAGGCTTCCAAG GGCAATGTCAAGGCACCTGTAGGAATGGCTCCCATTGCAGACAGTCCTGTGAGAAGCCCTTCCGTGGAGAAATAGGATTCACATGTAATAACAAAAGGTGGCAAAAATCTATCGAAACATGCACGAGTCTTACTGTCCAAACACTTTTTCAG gagaTCAGTGCAGTTTCAGTATATGAGCCAAGCCTATCTATTGGCTCACGGTTTTTTCCAACTGCATTACTAAATCCCTATAATCAAGAGATCATTGAGTCAGTAGCTCAAGGCATCCAGAAGAAGTGTCCAGATGATTATGCCTGTATAATCAATGGTGTGAGGTCTTCAGAAGCTACATCTGGAAATATTGCCTTCATAGTAGAGTTGCTGAAAAACATATCCATGCAATTGTCTGCAAACATCACCCGAAGGAAAATGCAG AGTTTCAGCACAATAGTTAACCATGTCCTCGACAGAGCAGTCATCTCAAATTGGACCTTCATTCCTGAGAGAAACACTAGTTCAGTTTTGCTACAGTCAGTGAATTTATTTGCCAAGAATCTTACCATTGGTGATGAATCTGAGAATATTGTGGATGAGCCCTTTATTCAGACCAAAGGCTTTAGAATCAGCCATAACACCCCAGAGAAGAGTTTCAATTTCTCCATGAGGGTGACTGATGGTGAGGAGGATGTACAAGGGATAGTGTCCATCCCCCAGAAAGAGCTACAGAAGCTCTCGGCTCCCTCCCAGGCCATTAGCATTGCTTTCCCAACCCTGGGAGATATTTTGGAAGAAGCTCATTTGCAGAATGAGAGCTTTCCCAGACAAGTGAACGGGCTGGTTCTCTCAGTGATCCTGCCAGAAAACCTGAGGCAAGTCATACTCACTTTTGAGAAGATCAATAAATCCCACAATGTCAAAGCTCAATGTGTAGGCTGGCACTCCCGGAAGAGGAGGTGGGTTGACGAGGCCTGTGAGACAACAGTAGATATTATGGATCGAGCCAAGTGCCGCTGCAACCACACCAATTTGCTGATGTCCTTCTCCATTCTGATGTCCCCTAAGACGGTAACCAATAAAACCCTGGATTACATTACCTGTATTGGCCTCAGCATCTCCATCTTAAGCCTTATTCTGTGCCTGATCATTGAAATCACAGTGTGGTCCCAGGTGACGGTGACAGAGATCTCATACATGCGCCACGTGTGCATTGTGAACATAGCCACATCGCTACTGATTGCTAATGCATGGTTCATTGCCGCATccttctttgagggcagggaacgaAGTTACAGCTGGTGTGTCGTGGTGACATTCTTTAGTCATTACTtctacctttctctcttcttctggaTGCTGATCAAAGCCCTCCTCATCCTCTATGGCATACTGATTGTGTTCCGCCGGATGATGAAATCTGCTATGATGGCCACAGCCTTTTCAGTTGGCTATGGGTGCCCTCTGGTCATTGCTGCCATTACAGTTGCTGtcacagaaccaagaaaaaattaTGTGCGGTCCCAGGCCTGCTGGCTCAAGTGGGAAAACTCCAGAGCTCTTCTTGCCTTTGTCATCCCAGCACTGACCATTGTGGCTGTCAATCTGATTGTGGTTTTCATTGTGGCCATCAACACTCGAAGGCCTTCTATTGGAAGCTCCAAGTCTCAGGATATGGTGACTATTATGAGGATCAGTAAGAATGTTGCCATTCTCACCCCACTACTGGGACTGACCTGGGGTTTTGGAATAGCCACTCTAATAAAGGGCAGCTCCTTGGTGTTCCACATCATCTTCTCCTTACTCAATGCTTTCCAG
- the ADGRF4 gene encoding adhesion G protein-coupled receptor F4 isoform X2: MKMVSAVATFCCLLLFLATECYHQRPKLPPKVDDIIQGLNEKPKTRGFQGQCQGTCRNGSHCRQSCEKPFRGEIGFTCNNKRWQKSIETCTSLTVQTLFQEISAVSVYEPSLSIGSRFFPTALLNPYNQEIIESVAQGIQKKCPDDYACIINGVRSSEATSGNIAFIVELLKNISMQLSANITRRKMQSFSTIVNHVLDRAVISNWTFIPERNTSSVLLQSVNLFAKNLTIGDESENIVDEPFIQTKGFRISHNTPEKSFNFSMRVTDGEEDVQGIVSIPQKELQKLSAPSQAISIAFPTLGDILEEAHLQNESFPRQVNGLVLSVILPENLRQVILTFEKINKSHNVKAQCVGWHSRKRRWVDEACETTVDIMDRAKCRCNHTNLLMSFSILMSPKTVTNKTLDYITCIGLSISILSLILCLIIEITVWSQVTVTEISYMRHVCIVNIATSLLIANAWFIAASFFEGRERSYSWCVVVTFFSHYFYLSLFFWMLIKALLILYGILIVFRRMMKSAMMATAFSVGYGCPLVIAAITVAVTEPRKNYVRSQACWLKWENSRALLAFVIPALTIVAVNLIVVFIVAINTRRPSIGSSKSQDMVTIMRISKNVAILTPLLGLTWGFGIATLIKGSSLVFHIIFSLLNAFQGFFILLFGTILDQKTREALKVRMSSLKGASRTEENNSFLNLSATIYVKHFLIALACRAFP, translated from the exons ATGAAAATGGTATCTGCAGTGGCCACATTCTgctgtttattattgtttttggcCACAGAGTGCTACCACCAGAGACCAAAGCTCCCTCCAAAA GTTGATGACATAATTCAAGGTCTGAATGAAAAACCAAAAACTAGAGGCTTCCAAG GGCAATGTCAAGGCACCTGTAGGAATGGCTCCCATTGCAGACAGTCCTGTGAGAAGCCCTTCCGTGGAGAAATAGGATTCACATGTAATAACAAAAGGTGGCAAAAATCTATCGAAACATGCACGAGTCTTACTGTCCAAACACTTTTTCAG gagaTCAGTGCAGTTTCAGTATATGAGCCAAGCCTATCTATTGGCTCACGGTTTTTTCCAACTGCATTACTAAATCCCTATAATCAAGAGATCATTGAGTCAGTAGCTCAAGGCATCCAGAAGAAGTGTCCAGATGATTATGCCTGTATAATCAATGGTGTGAGGTCTTCAGAAGCTACATCTGGAAATATTGCCTTCATAGTAGAGTTGCTGAAAAACATATCCATGCAATTGTCTGCAAACATCACCCGAAGGAAAATGCAG AGTTTCAGCACAATAGTTAACCATGTCCTCGACAGAGCAGTCATCTCAAATTGGACCTTCATTCCTGAGAGAAACACTAGTTCAGTTTTGCTACAGTCAGTGAATTTATTTGCCAAGAATCTTACCATTGGTGATGAATCTGAGAATATTGTGGATGAGCCCTTTATTCAGACCAAAGGCTTTAGAATCAGCCATAACACCCCAGAGAAGAGTTTCAATTTCTCCATGAGGGTGACTGATGGTGAGGAGGATGTACAAGGGATAGTGTCCATCCCCCAGAAAGAGCTACAGAAGCTCTCGGCTCCCTCCCAGGCCATTAGCATTGCTTTCCCAACCCTGGGAGATATTTTGGAAGAAGCTCATTTGCAGAATGAGAGCTTTCCCAGACAAGTGAACGGGCTGGTTCTCTCAGTGATCCTGCCAGAAAACCTGAGGCAAGTCATACTCACTTTTGAGAAGATCAATAAATCCCACAATGTCAAAGCTCAATGTGTAGGCTGGCACTCCCGGAAGAGGAGGTGGGTTGACGAGGCCTGTGAGACAACAGTAGATATTATGGATCGAGCCAAGTGCCGCTGCAACCACACCAATTTGCTGATGTCCTTCTCCATTCTGATGTCCCCTAAGACGGTAACCAATAAAACCCTGGATTACATTACCTGTATTGGCCTCAGCATCTCCATCTTAAGCCTTATTCTGTGCCTGATCATTGAAATCACAGTGTGGTCCCAGGTGACGGTGACAGAGATCTCATACATGCGCCACGTGTGCATTGTGAACATAGCCACATCGCTACTGATTGCTAATGCATGGTTCATTGCCGCATccttctttgagggcagggaacgaAGTTACAGCTGGTGTGTCGTGGTGACATTCTTTAGTCATTACTtctacctttctctcttcttctggaTGCTGATCAAAGCCCTCCTCATCCTCTATGGCATACTGATTGTGTTCCGCCGGATGATGAAATCTGCTATGATGGCCACAGCCTTTTCAGTTGGCTATGGGTGCCCTCTGGTCATTGCTGCCATTACAGTTGCTGtcacagaaccaagaaaaaattaTGTGCGGTCCCAGGCCTGCTGGCTCAAGTGGGAAAACTCCAGAGCTCTTCTTGCCTTTGTCATCCCAGCACTGACCATTGTGGCTGTCAATCTGATTGTGGTTTTCATTGTGGCCATCAACACTCGAAGGCCTTCTATTGGAAGCTCCAAGTCTCAGGATATGGTGACTATTATGAGGATCAGTAAGAATGTTGCCATTCTCACCCCACTACTGGGACTGACCTGGGGTTTTGGAATAGCCACTCTAATAAAGGGCAGCTCCTTGGTGTTCCACATCATCTTCTCCTTACTCAATGCTTTCCAG